GCCATCCCACCGGGCAGCCGGTACGCGGACAGGAACAGCAGCGGGAAGAAGGCGCCGATGTTCAGCGCGCCCAGCACCACGGCCCGCCACCACCACGCGCCGCGCGGCAGCACCCGCCCGAGCGCGAGCAGCAGCAGCCCCGCGGGCAGGGCCCGCATGAGGCCGGTGAACAACGGGCGGCCGTCCGGCAGGAACTCGGTGGTGACGGCGTAGGTCGTACCCCAGGAGACCGGCGCGAGGGCGGTGAGCAGGATCGTGGCGTACCGCTTCATGAGGAACTCCCCTCCAGAGACAAGGTGATGACCACGGACGGACGCCCGCCGAAGTAGCTTAGCTTTAAGCTACTTAACGTCAAGCCACTTTCTTGCAAGCGACTGGAGTCCTGGGGATACTTCTCTCCATGGACAGGGACAAGGACCACAAGGACTTCAGGGATCCCGTCGACGCGATCATCGAGCAGTGGGCCGCCGTGCGACCCGACCTCGACACCGCCGCGATGGAGGTCTTCGGCCGCGTCTACCGGCTCTCACGGGAGATGGGCGACCGGATGGACAAGGCGTACGCGCGGTTCGGGATCTCGCGCGGGGAGTTCGATGTGCTGGCGACCCTGCGCCGCTCCGGGGAGCCGTACACGCTCTCGCCCCGCCAGCTCTCGGCGACCCTGATGCTCACCACGGGGGGCATGACCGGCCGCCTCGACAAACTGGAGCGGGCCGGACTGCTGCGCCGCTCACCGGACCCGCACGACCGGCGCGGGCTCCAGGTGACCCTCACGGAGGAGGGACTCCGGCTCATCGACGAGGCGGTGGGCGCCGGTCTCGCCGTCCAGACGGAGGCGCTGAAGACGCTGAACACCCAAGAGGCCGGCCAACTGGCCGACCTGCTGCGTAAGTTGCTCGCCGGTACGGTCAGCTCCGGCCCGTCCAGCTGACCAGCGCCGCCTCGATCTGCGCGGTGTCCGGCATCTCGGCCGCCCAGGCGACATATCCGTCGGGGCGCACGAGCACGGTCGTACGGCGCCCGCTCGCCCAGTGCTCCACCGTCAGCCGGTCCTTGCGGCCGTCCGCCTCGTACGGCTGCGGGGTGATGAGAACGAACCGTCCACCGCGCAGGGCCTCGTAGAGCCGCCCGGTGGTGAGTGTGACGTCCGGGATGCGCTTGCCGACCAGCGCGTGGGCGCCGCGGGGAGCGGCGTACGCGTACCCGATGCCGGTGATCCGGCCCGCCGCGCGCCGCCGGGCCGGGCCGACATGGTCGAGGAAGGTCGTCAGCGCGGCGCGCAGCGCCAGGGTCCAGGGGTGCTTGGCCATCGCGAGCCGGACGATCCCGCCACTGCTGCGCAGCACCGCCTTGCCGACGGGGTGGCGCTCGGACTGGTAGGTGTCCAGGAGTGCGGGGTCGGCGTGGCCGCGCAGGACGGCGGCGAGCTTCCAGGAGAGGTTCGCGGCGTCCTGCATCCCGGTGTTCATGCCCTGGCCGCCGGCCGGGGTGTGCACATGCGCGGCGTCCCCGGCGAGGAAGACCCGCCCGACGCGGTACGCGGGCGCCTGACGCTCGTCACTGTGGAAGCGGGACATCCAGCGGGCGTCGCGCATGCCGTAGTCGCGGCCGAGCGCGAGGCGGGCGATCTCCTTGACCTCGTCGAGGTCGAGCGGCGTGCCGTCGGGGACGTTGCGGCCGCGGTGCCAGCCGATGACCCGGTAGTAGCCGTCCCCGAAGGGCGCGATGAAGCAGAAAGCGTCGCCGACGGCGTTGGCGGTCAGCACCTGCTCGGGCTTCTCGTCGAGGCGGACGTCGGCGAGGACGACGGAACGGATGACGGACTTACCGGGGAAGGGCAGGCCGATCGCCTGGCGCACGGCGCTGCGCATGCCGTCGGCGCCGACGACGTGGGCGGCGCGCAGTTCGCCGGGCTCGTCGCCGGCGCGGCGGACGTGGAGCGTCACGCCGTCGGCGTCCTGGCTCAGCCCGGTGACCTCGGTGTCGTACACGAACCGCACCCCGGCCTCGACCGCACGTCGCTCCAGCGCCTTCTCCACCTCGTACTGCGGGAGGACGAGGAGGTGGTTGAAGCGCGAGGGAAGGCTGTCGAGACCGACGGAGAGGCGGCCGAAGAGCCGGATGTCGGAGAGGGGCTGCCCCTTCGCCTCCAGGTCGTCGGCGAGCCCGCGGGCGTCGAGCTGCTCCAGGGTGCGGGCGTGCAGGACGAAGGCGCGGGAGAGGTTGCTGATCTTGTGGGGGCGCTTCTCGACGAGGGTGACGGGGACGCCGGCGGTGGCGAGATCACCCGCGAGAAGGAGACCGGTGGGGCCGGAGCCGACGACGATGACATCGGTGCCGGTGCCGGTGCCGGAAGCGGTGGTGCGGGTCTTGCCTGTCATGGCGACCTCCTGATGCCAACGCTTGTTGGTCCACTGCCGTTGGCCCACATCCGTTGGCCAACGCTCGTTGACAAACGTAGGTCCATCACACTGGACTGTCAACACGCGTTGGCCTACGTTTGTTGGCATGCCCGAGAAAGCTCCCCGCCGCTCCGACGCCACCCGCGCCACGATCCTCACCGCCGCGCGTGAGCGCTTCGCCTCCGACGGCTACGAACGTGCCACGATCCGCGCGATCGCCAAGGACGCGCGGATCGATCCGTCCATGGTGATGCGCTACTACGGCTCGAAGGAGGGCCTCTTCGACGCCGTCCTGGACGTCGATCTGCGCATGCCCGACCCTCGGGGACTGCGCCGACACGACGTGGGCGAGGTCCTGGTGGGCCACTTCCTCACCCTCTGGGAGGAGAACCACGACCCGCTCACGGCGATGCTGCGCGTCGGCGTCACCAACCCCGCGGGGGCCGAGCGGCTCCAGGGGATCTTCCGGGACCAGCTGCTGCCGGTCGCACTGCACCTCTGCCCGGACCCCGAGCAGGCACCGGCCCGGGCCGGGCTCATCGCGTCGCAGGTGCTGGGGATGGCGCTCACACGGTACGTGCTGCGGTTCCCGCCGACCGTCGCCCTGGCCCGCGAGGAGGTCGTGGCCTGGCTGGCCCCGACGGTGCAGCGCTACCTCACGGCCCCGCATCCGTAGAACCCGGCGCCGCACCTGTACGGAGAGCCACACCCGTACGGAGAGTCACACCGTACGGAGAGCCGCCCCCGTACGCGGAATGGATGAAACACGTCGAGGGAGCCCGCGCACCCGTCCGGTGCGCGGACTCCCTCGATGGAAAGACGGAAAGAAAGACGAAAAGTACGGGCGTCAGCCCTGCTTCGCCTGCTTGCGGGTCTTGTCGGTGACCATCACGAGACCCGCGATGACCAGGAACAGCACGATCGGCGCCACCACGAAAAGACCCAGCGTGTCGATCACGCTCAGGCCCTTGCCGGGGTCGTCGCCGTCGTCGCGGGTCAGCGCGAGCGCGGGGGACGACATGAGCAGCATCATCAGCGTCGTACCGGCGGCCAGGGCGCCGGCGCGCAGGGCGTTCTTCTTGTCCACAGTGCAAAAGTAGCGAACGCCCGCGCGGCCCGCGCGCCCGGGGTGCGATACGGGGCCCTGGGCGCTCCCGCTTCACCCGCCCCTCCCCCGCAGCACATCCACCAGCGCATGCAGCCGCGGTGACGCCGCCAGCTCCTCCAGGGTCACCGGGCGGCCCTCCGCGTCCGCGATCGGCTGGCGCCAGTTCGGGTATT
The Streptomyces sp. CGMCC 4.7035 DNA segment above includes these coding regions:
- a CDS encoding MarR family winged helix-turn-helix transcriptional regulator, producing MDRDKDHKDFRDPVDAIIEQWAAVRPDLDTAAMEVFGRVYRLSREMGDRMDKAYARFGISRGEFDVLATLRRSGEPYTLSPRQLSATLMLTTGGMTGRLDKLERAGLLRRSPDPHDRRGLQVTLTEEGLRLIDEAVGAGLAVQTEALKTLNTQEAGQLADLLRKLLAGTVSSGPSS
- a CDS encoding FAD-dependent monooxygenase encodes the protein MTGKTRTTASGTGTGTDVIVVGSGPTGLLLAGDLATAGVPVTLVEKRPHKISNLSRAFVLHARTLEQLDARGLADDLEAKGQPLSDIRLFGRLSVGLDSLPSRFNHLLVLPQYEVEKALERRAVEAGVRFVYDTEVTGLSQDADGVTLHVRRAGDEPGELRAAHVVGADGMRSAVRQAIGLPFPGKSVIRSVVLADVRLDEKPEQVLTANAVGDAFCFIAPFGDGYYRVIGWHRGRNVPDGTPLDLDEVKEIARLALGRDYGMRDARWMSRFHSDERQAPAYRVGRVFLAGDAAHVHTPAGGQGMNTGMQDAANLSWKLAAVLRGHADPALLDTYQSERHPVGKAVLRSSGGIVRLAMAKHPWTLALRAALTTFLDHVGPARRRAAGRITGIGYAYAAPRGAHALVGKRIPDVTLTTGRLYEALRGGRFVLITPQPYEADGRKDRLTVEHWASGRRTTVLVRPDGYVAWAAEMPDTAQIEAALVSWTGRS
- a CDS encoding TetR/AcrR family transcriptional regulator; protein product: MPEKAPRRSDATRATILTAARERFASDGYERATIRAIAKDARIDPSMVMRYYGSKEGLFDAVLDVDLRMPDPRGLRRHDVGEVLVGHFLTLWEENHDPLTAMLRVGVTNPAGAERLQGIFRDQLLPVALHLCPDPEQAPARAGLIASQVLGMALTRYVLRFPPTVALAREEVVAWLAPTVQRYLTAPHP